The stretch of DNA ACCGATCAGCAGCTGCGGAATCTGACGGCGCGCAACCACACCGCCACCCACATGCTGCACTGGGCTTTGCGCAAGGTCCTCGGCACGCATGTGAAGCAGGCCGGTTCACTCGTGACGAGCGATATGCTGCGTTTTGACTTCAGCCACTTCCAGGCCCTGACCGAGGCCGAGCTGGCTGAAATCGAGCAGCTGATCAACGACCGCATCTTCAGCGAGCAGGCCGTTCGCAAGGATGAAATGGAAAAAGAGCAGGCCATCGCCGCCGGTGCGATCGCCTTCTTCGGTGAAAAATACGGCGACCGCGTGCGCGTGGTCCGCGTCGGTGAATTCTCGACGGAACTCTGCGGCGGCACGCATGTGAACAATACCGCCGAGATCAACCTTTTCGTGATCGCTCAGGAATCCTCGATCGCTGCCGGTGTGCGCCGTATCATCGCCTACACCTCGCAGAAGGCCTTCGAATATCTGAAGAGCCGCGAGCAGGAAACCCGCCTTGTGCGCGGTAGACTCAAGGCCGCCAGCCTTGAGGATGTCACGAGCAAGATTGATAAGCTTTTGCAGAGCGAACGCGATCTGAAAAAGCAGATCGAAAAACTGCGGGCCCAATCCCTCGCTCAGCAGATCGATACGATCCTGGAAGAATCCCCGACCGTTGGCGAGACGAAGGTCGTGACCTTCCTCTGCCCGGAAGATGATCAGGGCGTGAAAACCCTGCGCGATCTGAGCGATCAGATTCTGCAGAAAGCCCCGAATACCGTGGTCGTCCTCGGCATGAAGCAGGAAAGCGCCAGCAAGGCCTTCCTTCTTGTAGCCAAAGGCAAGCAGGTCGCGACAGGCTTCTCGTCGCAGGAACTTTTGCAGAAACTGGCACCGGAAATCAACGGTCGCGGCGGCGGGAAAGCCGACATGGCCCAGGCCGGTGGTGACAGGCTCGAAGGTCTGAAGCCCGCGCTGAATAAAGCCCGTGACCTTGTGCCGACGATGTTCGGGAAGGGTTGATGAGCGTGACCAAGCTGATCTCGTGGAACGTGAATGGCCTGCGGGCCATGCTTAAAAAAGGCTTTGTCGAGTTTTTCGAAAGCGAAATGCCCGACATCCTTTGCCTGCAGGAAGTCAAAGCCACACTCGATCAAATCGATGTGGATTTTCCTGGTTATGAAATTTTCTGGAATGCCGCCGAGAAAAAAGGCTATTCCGGAACGGCGATCTTCACCCGCTTCCGGCCTTTGGATGTGAAGTACGGGCTTGGCCTGGATCATCACGACAAGGAAGGGCGGGTGATCACGCTCGAATACGAAAAGGTCTTCGTGGTGACCGTCTACACCCCGAATTCCCAAGATGATCTGCGTCGCCTGTCCTATCGCACGGCCGAGTGGGATCGCGATTTTCTAGCCTATGTGAAAGAGCTGGAGAAGAAGAAGCCGGTGATATTCTGTGGCGACCTGAACGTCGCGCACAAGGAAATCGACCTCGCGAATCCCAAGACCAACACCAAGAACGCGGGTTTCACGCCCGAGGAACGCCTGGGTTTTGATAATATCGTGGCCGCTGGCTTCGTGGATACCTTCCGGCACTTCAATCAGGAACCGAAGAATTACACCTGGTGGAGCTATCGAACCAATGCCAGGGCACGGAATGTGGGCTGGAGAATCGACTACTTCTGCGTCTCGCGCGTTCTGAGCGAGCACCTTGTCTCCGCTTCCATCCTTGGCGACGTCATGGGTTCGGATCACTGTCCGGTCAGCATCGTCGTCAAAGATCTTTTTGAATGAAGGAATGCCGGTGACCCTTGATCAACTGCTTGTGCTCAGCAAGATCGCGGAAACCGGCAGTTTTCGAGCGGCGGCCGGTGCTCTGCATCGCGCGCAATCCGCCATCTCCTATGCCATCAAAAATCTTGAAGAGGAACTGGGTGTCGAACTGCTCTGCCGGGATCAGTACCGCCCGACCCTCACGGCCGCCGGTGAAGCTGTGCTTTTGCGGGCGCATAGGGTTCTGGCCGGCACCGATGAAATCCTGGAACTGGCGAGGCAGCTGAAGCTCGGTGATGAACCCTTCGTCAATCTTGCGATCAGCGCGATTGTGCCCATGGGCCCTGTGATTCCCGCATTAAAAGACGTGGGTCTTAGGAAGCCGCATCTTATTTTAAATCTGCGGGTCGAGGTTCTGGCGGCTCAGGGGAAGGTGCAGGATGATCAGGCGGATATGGCTATTTCCGAGCTTGTGAATAATAAACCCGGAACCGAGGGCCTTGAAAAATTCCCGCTCGGGCATGTGCGTCTTCTTCCCGTCTGCGCTCCCGGTCATCCTCTGGCTGCGGAAAAAAAGTTACTGAAAGAAACCGATCTTCGCGTTCATACCCAGGTGATCCTTCCCAGTACCGACGTGGCCACCAAGGATATCCGCGCCGGCATCATGGAAGGCGCGGGCACCTGGAGCGTGAGCGACTTTGCCAGCAAGCGCCACCTTCTG from Oligoflexus sp. encodes:
- a CDS encoding exodeoxyribonuclease III, whose protein sequence is MTKLISWNVNGLRAMLKKGFVEFFESEMPDILCLQEVKATLDQIDVDFPGYEIFWNAAEKKGYSGTAIFTRFRPLDVKYGLGLDHHDKEGRVITLEYEKVFVVTVYTPNSQDDLRRLSYRTAEWDRDFLAYVKELEKKKPVIFCGDLNVAHKEIDLANPKTNTKNAGFTPEERLGFDNIVAAGFVDTFRHFNQEPKNYTWWSYRTNARARNVGWRIDYFCVSRVLSEHLVSASILGDVMGSDHCPVSIVVKDLFE
- a CDS encoding LysR family transcriptional regulator; the encoded protein is MTLDQLLVLSKIAETGSFRAAAGALHRAQSAISYAIKNLEEELGVELLCRDQYRPTLTAAGEAVLLRAHRVLAGTDEILELARQLKLGDEPFVNLAISAIVPMGPVIPALKDVGLRKPHLILNLRVEVLAAQGKVQDDQADMAISELVNNKPGTEGLEKFPLGHVRLLPVCAPGHPLAAEKKLLKETDLRVHTQVILPSTDVATKDIRAGIMEGAGTWSVSDFASKRHLLLGGLGWGLMPLSLVDEDLQTGRLIALNVEPYTDFSIPIYLMRKRKKFQGPCSELMWNILSAVDLNSSSWIGDREDG